The DNA sequence GCTACAGCATGCAACGCCAAACGTCTCATGGCCTTTTCTCTTGGGGACACTCCTCTTATGGTGACGTGTCACCCTGACGTGGCCAAGGAAATACTCAACAGCCCTGTTTTCGCTGACCGTCCGATCAAGGAATCCGCCTACGGCTTGATGTTCAACCGTGCGATTGGGTTCGCTCCCTACGGAGTTTACTGGCGAACTCTTAGGAGAATCGCTGCCACCCATCTTTTCTGCCCCAAACAGATTAAGTCCTCCGAGTTTCAGAGGCGAGTAATTGCCGATCAAATGGTGGGGGTAATGTCGAAAGAGGACGCTGGAGAACAGGGCTTGCGAGTACGTGAAGTGTTGAAGCGAGCCTCCCTTAACAACATGATGTGTTCCGTTTTTGGAAGAGTTTACGATCTTGACTCGGCCAACAATGAGTTGCAGGAACTGCGTGAACTCGTCGACGAAGGATACGATCTATTGGGTTTGTTGAATTGGTCCGATCATCTTCCTTGGTTGGCTGAATTTGATGCCCAgagaatcagattcagatgctCCAAACTCGTCCCCAAAGTGAACCGTTTCGTCAGCCAAATCGTGTCGGAGCACCGCTCCCGAACCTACCCAATAACCCGAGATTTTGTGGACGTTTTACTTTCCTTGCAAGGACCCGATAAGTTATCCGACTCTGATATGATCGCTGTTCTCTGGGTGAGTACTAATTACagttaatttgttatttaatatatatatatcattgcgATGCAAGTACGTACTATCAGTACAATACAAATCACTTGgctaaaataaattagttaGAGATGTTTGATTAAACTAATTATACATTcattacaattaaaaaagttGCACTTGTTTGTTTTTGTATAGTTCCGTACGTGCGTGGTTTGTTTGTGCTGATAgtataatatgtttttttttgggttaattTTGGCAGGAAATGATATTTAGAGGGACTGATACTGTTGCCGTACTGATAGAGTGGATCCTAGCGAGAATGGTGATTCATCATGATATTCAATCAACGGTCCACGATGAGCTAGACAAGGTAGTGGGCAGATCAAGATCCGTTGCCGAATCCGACATGTCCAAATTAGTGTATCTTACGGCTGTGGTGAAGGAAGTTCTAAGGCTACACCCTCCGGGCCCACTCCTCTCGTGGGCCCGCCTGGCCATAACCGATACCACTATTGATGGGTATCACGTGCCAAAGGGGACTACCGCCATGGTCAACATGTGGGCCATATCCAGGGACCAGGAGTTTTGGGCTGACCCGCTTGAGTTTAAGCCGCAGAGATTTGTGACAGGGGAAGACGAGGCAGAGTTCTCTGTATTCGGGTCAGATCTCAGGCTCGCCCCATTCGGGTCGGGTAGAAGGACCTGCCCCGGTAAGGCCTTGGGTTTGACCACAGTTTGCTTTTGGGTGGCATCACTGTTGCACGAATTTGAATGGCTCCCAAATGGTCAAAGTGGTGTTGATCTATCTGAGATCCTAAAATTGTCTTGTGAGATGGCTAATCCACTCACCGTTAAGGTGCGCCCCAGGCGAGCTTAGGATGGTTAGTGAACCTTTTAATCGTCCTATTAAGCTAGAAGAAGGTGCtttgagaaaaataataaagtaatattatgtataattaattaatgtgaaAGAattataaatttctatttaggtATATGTTTTGTGTGAGGGGACTTGGGCTATCACTATCATGGATCTCTCCACTTGTATTTTGATAGCTATAAGCCTATAGTATATAAATGAAGATGTTATATAAAgtacttaatgtaaatataGTGGTGAGGTGATCAATAATACAAGTTTCTAATCTATTGTGCTCTGTTCTTCCAACTTATGAAGTAGTGACTCGTATcatgcatataaatttataaatgtgTTATTTGCGGCATAACCCCCTTAAGTGGTCAGGTATTTGCAACTAAcctccaattttaaaattttggtagTAAAACCTCCTAAACCCAACTTCTGTTAGCAGTTAGCCCTTTCCGTCCATTTTTGGGTGTTAAGTGATAGGTTCGAATGTCTACGTGTACACAATGTACACGTGGTACAATTTAATTAGTCCACgtaataaatacttaaaattaaaatataaaaattaattattttaaaaataaaaataaaaaattttaaaattaatttttttttctttttctttttctatttttattcttttctttctcttttctttcttcacGCCTCAcgcctccttcttcttctctctctaaccCCAGCCGACtccccatcatcatcatcttcttcttcaaaacCAGTCACTGAGATCAACCTCCTCCTCCCTCGTCTCTGCCTCTCGAACCAACTCAACACTGCGACCCACCTCGCCATCACCGCCCTCCTTACAAATCCACCTCTCGATGCCATCTCTCTTTCTGCCCTCCTCGACTCCCTTGCCTCCCAGTCGGACATCACCATGCCCATGTCCCTCCTCACCCGCCTTAGACGCAGCCCAATGTTCCAACACCATGTGGCGCCCATCAACAACACGCTCGTCGCTGCCTACTTCAGAAAGGGCCAGCTCAAAGAGGCCATCAAGGTTTTTAATTGGATGTTGAGGTCGGGTTCCCCATTCAAGCTTGTGGAAAAGTTTTGTGGGATTTTGGTTGATGAGTTTTGCAGGAGTGGGATGGTTCTTAAGGCTTTGAAGGTCTTGAGAGCCATGGTGGCTGCTGATATTTGTCCGCATGGCGAGTTGAGGAAGGTTGTCTATAGAGGTTTGCTGAGGGAAGCGAGGATTAGGGAAAG is a window from the Cannabis sativa cultivar Pink pepper isolate KNU-18-1 chromosome 1, ASM2916894v1, whole genome shotgun sequence genome containing:
- the LOC115720510 gene encoding pentatricopeptide repeat-containing protein At5g64320, mitochondrial-like produces the protein FKINFFFFFFFYFYSFLSLFFLHASRLLLLLSLTPADSPSSSSSSSKPVTEINLLLPRLCLSNQLNTATHLAITALLTNPPLDAISLSALLDSLASQSDITMPMSLLTRLRRSPMFQHHVAPINNTLVAAYFRKGQLKEAIKVFNWMLRSGSPFKLVEKFCGILVDEFCRSGMVLKALKVLRAMVAADICPHGELRKVVYRGLLREARIRERWGLMGLILGARVSKMKKMMMGSWLGLEREEKSVNKEKRKKRKRKKKLIFKIFYF
- the LOC115706225 gene encoding cytochrome P450 78A3; the protein is MFIFITLKYLSHSPAINTIVIITLTHSETHTTSYLFSSSSISYLFSAMKSDIENLWLFALASKTCRAFSQETFAWLLLIVGLTWLARSLVYWAHPGGPAWGKQKWMKNPLKQLKTAAAIPGPRGLPLFGSMGLMASLAHRRLAAMATACNAKRLMAFSLGDTPLMVTCHPDVAKEILNSPVFADRPIKESAYGLMFNRAIGFAPYGVYWRTLRRIAATHLFCPKQIKSSEFQRRVIADQMVGVMSKEDAGEQGLRVREVLKRASLNNMMCSVFGRVYDLDSANNELQELRELVDEGYDLLGLLNWSDHLPWLAEFDAQRIRFRCSKLVPKVNRFVSQIVSEHRSRTYPITRDFVDVLLSLQGPDKLSDSDMIAVLWEMIFRGTDTVAVLIEWILARMVIHHDIQSTVHDELDKVVGRSRSVAESDMSKLVYLTAVVKEVLRLHPPGPLLSWARLAITDTTIDGYHVPKGTTAMVNMWAISRDQEFWADPLEFKPQRFVTGEDEAEFSVFGSDLRLAPFGSGRRTCPGKALGLTTVCFWVASLLHEFEWLPNGQSGVDLSEILKLSCEMANPLTVKVRPRRA